One window from the genome of Rufibacter tibetensis encodes:
- the murG gene encoding undecaprenyldiphospho-muramoylpentapeptide beta-N-acetylglucosaminyltransferase: MPEKQYRFIISGGGTGGHIYPAVAIANEIKRLHPSAEILFVGAMGRMEMTRVPEAGYKIIGLWISGLQRRLTMDNLSFPLKVISSVRKSYKIIKDFKPDAVVGVGGYASGPLLYAATKLGIPSLIQEQNSHAGITNKLLANKVDKVCVAYDSMYKYFPSAKLVLTGNPVRRDITELEGKRTEAMQFFGLNPDRLTFLVIGGSLGARTLNQSTEQALQKIQAAGYNLIWQTGKLFFPTAEAAVKGYPADQIKASDFIKRMDLAYAAADVVVSRAGALSISELCLAKKPSILVPSPNVAEDHQTKNAMALVQKDAAVLVKDVEASERLWGTAFDLAKNPARQQTLRENIAQLGKPQAAEAIVQELLKLVK; this comes from the coding sequence ATGCCTGAGAAACAGTATAGATTTATCATCAGCGGCGGGGGCACGGGTGGACATATCTATCCGGCAGTAGCTATTGCAAACGAGATCAAGCGACTTCACCCGTCTGCTGAAATTTTGTTTGTGGGCGCCATGGGCCGCATGGAGATGACGCGGGTGCCGGAGGCAGGGTATAAAATTATTGGGTTATGGATCAGTGGGTTGCAACGCCGCCTGACCATGGACAACTTGTCGTTTCCGTTGAAGGTGATTTCCAGCGTTCGGAAATCGTACAAGATCATCAAAGATTTTAAGCCCGATGCTGTGGTGGGCGTGGGTGGTTATGCCAGCGGGCCATTGCTGTACGCAGCCACTAAGCTTGGGATTCCGTCTCTTATCCAGGAGCAGAATTCCCACGCGGGCATTACCAATAAGCTGTTGGCTAACAAAGTAGACAAAGTCTGCGTGGCCTATGACAGTATGTACAAGTATTTCCCCAGCGCCAAACTCGTGCTCACCGGTAACCCGGTGCGCCGTGACATCACTGAGTTGGAAGGAAAACGCACCGAAGCCATGCAGTTCTTCGGCCTGAACCCTGACCGGTTGACCTTTTTGGTGATCGGCGGAAGTTTAGGTGCGCGCACTCTAAACCAAAGCACCGAACAGGCGCTGCAAAAAATTCAGGCAGCAGGGTACAACCTTATCTGGCAAACCGGCAAGCTGTTTTTTCCAACGGCTGAAGCAGCAGTGAAAGGTTATCCCGCAGACCAGATCAAAGCCTCTGATTTTATCAAGCGGATGGATTTAGCCTATGCTGCCGCCGATGTGGTGGTTTCCAGGGCCGGGGCGCTTTCCATTTCAGAGCTGTGCCTGGCGAAGAAACCATCTATTCTGGTGCCTTCCCCCAACGTAGCCGAGGATCATCAAACCAAAAATGCAATGGCTTTGGTGCAGAAAGATGCGGCCGTGCTGGTCAAAGACGTGGAGGCATCAGAAAGACTTTGGGGTACTGCTTTTGATCTGGCCAAAAATCCGGCTCGTCAGCAAACCTTGCGGGAGAACATTGCCCAACTAGGAAAGCCACAGGCAGCTGAGGCCATTGTTCAGGAACTTCTAAAGCTAGTCAAATGA
- the murC gene encoding UDP-N-acetylmuramate--L-alanine ligase — protein sequence MNLHQFRHIYFLGIGGIGMSALARWFLAKGFAVAGYDKTPTPLTRKLEEEGAVIHFDDDVNLIPAPFRENKAQTLVILTPAVPANHTERQYLVEEGFTIMKRSQVLGLLTQDQYLVAVAGTHGKTTTSSMVAHLLHHAGVSTSAFLGGISTDLGSNLLLPHQEEERALAVVEADEYDRSFLTLHPDIAIVTSTDPDHLDIYGEKEALIESFRQFVRQIKPNGYLLLNHTADLSLAEAVNSSVTVIRYGLENEELAADGVQIAEGAMEFSAKGRNLLLPPTALQVPGFHNVENALAAAQAVSLLGVPTEKISSGISEYTGVKRRFEKVYASEKRVYLDDYAHHPREIEAFLHSVRALYPEQRLRVIFQPHLFTRTRDFLDGFARSLSLADEVWLLEIYPARELPIPGITSALLFEKLTADKLLLTKKEALELLNKNLDYKVLATIGAGDIDTLVPEIKKILEEKDHVLE from the coding sequence ATGAACCTGCACCAATTCCGCCATATCTATTTCCTTGGCATTGGGGGCATTGGCATGAGCGCCCTGGCCCGCTGGTTTTTGGCCAAAGGATTCGCGGTGGCCGGTTATGACAAGACCCCAACCCCTTTAACCCGGAAATTGGAAGAGGAGGGAGCCGTCATCCACTTTGATGATGACGTGAATTTGATTCCGGCTCCTTTTAGAGAAAACAAGGCCCAAACGTTAGTGATTCTGACACCGGCGGTGCCTGCAAACCATACAGAACGGCAGTATCTGGTGGAGGAGGGTTTCACCATCATGAAACGCTCACAAGTACTGGGGCTTTTAACTCAAGATCAATATTTGGTGGCGGTGGCCGGTACCCACGGGAAAACCACTACCTCCAGCATGGTCGCCCACTTGTTACACCACGCCGGAGTTTCCACTTCTGCCTTTTTAGGGGGCATTTCCACCGATTTGGGTTCAAACCTGTTGTTGCCGCACCAAGAGGAAGAGCGCGCTTTGGCCGTGGTGGAAGCTGACGAGTACGACCGTTCGTTCCTGACGCTGCACCCAGATATTGCCATTGTCACCTCCACCGATCCTGATCACTTGGATATTTATGGCGAAAAGGAAGCGTTGATAGAGTCTTTCCGGCAGTTTGTGCGACAAATCAAACCTAACGGGTATTTACTGCTGAACCATACCGCAGATCTAAGCCTGGCGGAGGCAGTAAATTCTTCTGTAACGGTAATTAGGTATGGGCTTGAGAATGAGGAACTAGCCGCTGATGGCGTGCAAATAGCCGAAGGAGCCATGGAATTTTCGGCCAAAGGGCGGAACTTACTGCTGCCTCCAACTGCTTTGCAGGTGCCCGGTTTTCATAACGTGGAGAACGCTTTGGCAGCTGCCCAGGCGGTTTCTCTGTTAGGGGTTCCAACTGAAAAAATCAGTTCTGGAATTTCGGAATACACGGGTGTAAAAAGACGGTTCGAAAAGGTTTATGCATCTGAAAAAAGAGTATATTTAGATGATTATGCTCACCATCCCAGAGAGATAGAAGCATTCCTTCATTCGGTAAGGGCGCTGTATCCGGAGCAGAGGCTGAGAGTGATTTTTCAACCGCACTTATTTACTCGCACCCGCGACTTTTTAGATGGATTTGCCCGAAGCCTGAGCCTCGCAGATGAGGTATGGCTATTGGAAATATATCCGGCACGGGAATTGCCAATTCCCGGTATAACATCGGCTCTGCTGTTTGAAAAACTAACCGCAGACAAGCTTCTTTTGACAAAGAAAGAAGCTCTGGAGTTATTGAATAAAAATTTGGATTATAAAGTGTTGGCTACTATAGGTGCCGGTGATATAGATACCTTAGTGCCAGAGATTAAAAAAATATTGGAGGAAAAGGACCATGTATTGGAATAG